In Nerophis ophidion isolate RoL-2023_Sa linkage group LG03, RoL_Noph_v1.0, whole genome shotgun sequence, the following are encoded in one genomic region:
- the parietopsin gene encoding parietopsin: MHHREKPGSPNDKSRRPWWVLSQHPLHPGAMDSTGTPWSSQVAPTIFPRVGYSIISFLMFITTVLTVFNNGLVIAVCLKNPSLLHPMNVFILSLAVSDLMIGLCGSLVVTITNYHGSYFIGHTACVFQGFAVNYFGLVSLCTLTLLAYERYNAVCKPDTGLRLRMKRSIKGLLFVWAFCLFWAVGPLLGWSGYGPEGVQTSCSLSWEERSWSNYSYLTLYTLMCFLFPVAVIIYCYSRVLAFMRKLNRSVELQSGRSLQKENDHATRMVLTMVVAFFMCWMPYTALSVVVVLDPELHIPPLVATMPMYFAKTSPVYNPIIYFLSNKQFRDGALEMLSCGRYIPHAASTRVSINMRPVSRRGRLIPCSRINRHSKVLPL, from the exons ATGCACCACAGAGAAAAGCCAGGATCCCCAAATGATAAAAGCAGGCGGCCGTGGTGGGTCCTCAGTCAACACCCGCTACATCCAGGCGCCATGGACAGCACCGGCACGCCGTGGAGCTCCCAGGTGGCGCCCACCATCTTCCCCCGCGTGGGCTACAGCATCATCTCCTTCCTCATGTTCATCACCACCGTCCTGACGGTGTTCAACAATGGCCTGGTGATCGCCGTCTGCCTGAAGAACCCGTCCCTGCTGCACCCCATGAACGTGTTCATCCTCAGCCTGGCCGTGTCCGACCTCATGATCGGCTTGTGCGGCTCGCTGGTGGTCACCATCACCAACTACCACGGCTCCTACTTCATCGGACACACCGCCTGCGTCTTCCAGGGGTTTGCCGTCAACTACTTTG GTCTGGTGTCGCTGTGCACGCTGACCCTGCTGGCGTACGAGCGCTACAACGCCGTGTGCAAGCCCGACACCGGCCTCAGGCTAAGGATGAAGAGGAGCATCAAGGGCCTCCTCTTCGTCTGGGCCTTCTGCCTGTTCTGGGCCGTGGGGCCCCTGCTGGGGTGGAGCGGCTACGGCCCCGAGGGGGTGCAGACGTCCTGCTCCCTGTCCTGGGAGGAGAGGTCGTGGAGCAACTACAGCTACCTCACCCTCTACACGCTCATGTGCTTCCTCTTCCCGGTGGCCGTCATCATCTACTGCTACTCCAGAGTGCTGGCGTTCATGAGAAAG TTGAACAGGAGCGTGGAGCTGCAGTCGGGGCGTTCCTTGCAGAAGGAGAACGACCACGCCACCCGCATGGTCCTGACTATGGTGGTGGCCTTCTTCATGTGCTGGATGCCTTACACCGCCCTGTCGGTGGTGGTGGTGCTCGATCCTGAGCTCCACATCCCGCCGCTGGTGGCGACCATGCCTATGTACTTCGCCAAGACCAGCCCCGTGTACAACCCCATCATCTACTTCCTGTCCAACAAGCAG TTTCGGGACGGCGCTCTGGAGATGCTGTCCTGCGGCCGCTACATCCCCCACGCCGCCTCCACCCGGGTGAGCATCAACATGAGGCCCGTGAGCCGGAGGGGCCGGCTGATCCCCTGCAGCAGGATCAACAGGCACAGCAAGGTGTTGCCTCTGTAA